One region of Anoplopoma fimbria isolate UVic2021 breed Golden Eagle Sablefish chromosome 10, Afim_UVic_2022, whole genome shotgun sequence genomic DNA includes:
- the rbm48 gene encoding RNA-binding protein 48 — MAAAGNNRSGCWDIPDVYKHHEQQKICISRPKYRDGRKSKAVKVYTINLESRYLMVQGVPAIGVMAELIQLCALYGAVEEYRPLDEYPAEEFTEVYLVKFQRLISARHAKRHMDEKSFYGGVLHVCYVPEYETVEDTRLKLQDRRRYVIRAVQSKAREQKQKEAVNKETTSSNTATTSETVITRHDKTSSNHNTEKTSHISHYSDFPLLPLPPQEYNYYRHKNQHGTLPTEDKMGTLHNAVIDTKRQQAQSSSSSQTSSDRDTEHRLTSPQSSAAVRFVPRTTHLENRKRKMEEAAEPSLTDVTRNNEPLIGPKLPEPPKLDMEDVSLNTTVSLIRNTLKQVESVPGLKPVEKKMKPRRRI, encoded by the exons ATGGCGGCCGCTGGCAACAACAGATCAGGCTGCTGGGACATCCCAGATGTTTATAAACACCACGAACAGCAGAAGATATGCATCTCTCGACCTAAATATAGAGATGGAAGAAAATCTAAAGCTGTTAAG GTGTACACCATCAATTTGGAGTCTCGTTATCTGATGGTCCAAGGGGTCCCAGCCATTGGAGTGATGGCGGAGCTGATCCAGCTGTGTGCCCTGTACGGAGCCGTGGAGGAGTACAGGCCCCTGGACGAGTACCCCGCGGAGGAATTCACCGAGGTCTACCTTGTCAAATTCCAGCGACTCATCAGCGCCAG ACATGCTAAAAGACACATGGATGAGAAGAGTTTTTACGGTGGCGTGCTGCACGTGTGCTACGTCCCAGAATATGAGACTGTGGAAGACACCAGGCTAAAGCTTCAAGACAGGAGGAGATATGTTATCAGGGCTGTTCAGAGTAAAG caagagaacagaaacaaaaggaggCTGTGAACAAGGAGACCACGTCATCAAACACAGCCACCACATCAGAGACGGTCATCACCAGACATGATAAAACCTCTAGCAATCATAATACAGAGAAGACTTCACACATCAGCCACTATTCAGACTTTCCTCTACTGCCATTACCTCCCCAGGAATATAATTACTACCGGCATAAAAATCAACATGGGACTCTACCAACAGAGGACAAAATGGGGACATTACATAATGCCGTCATTGACACAAAACGGCAGCAAGCGCAAAGTTCAAGCTCCAGCCAAACCTCTTcggacagagacacagaacacagactGACCTCACCTCAGTCTTCTGCAGCAGTCAGATTTGTCCCAAGAACCACACACTTGGAAAACAGGAAACGCAAGATGGAAGAGGCTGCGGAGCCCTCACTGACTGATGTTACTAGAAACAATGAGCCACTTATTGGGCCAAAGCTACCAGAACCTCCCAAACTCGACATGGAGGATGTGTCACTAAACACAACTGTAAGCCTGATCAGGAACACATTGAAACAG GTTGAATCGGTTCCTGGCCTCAAACCGGTagagaaaaagatgaaaccACGTCGTCGGATTTGA
- the clxn gene encoding calaxin, which produces MSEMSAMNRKLIKTLAENISKQVQHFNKTEVECLIREFNVFLGEPTVPGRAAAGLDRGKFRSILHNIFGMTDDMIMDGIFRTFDKDNDGFVNMKEWVEGLSVFLRGNLDEKIKYCFHVYDLNGDNYVSREEMFHMLKNSLIRQPTEEDPDEGIKDLVEITLKKMDHDHDGRLSFTDFEQAVREENLLLEAFGTCLPDTTSIETFEQHVFQEQLEQ; this is translated from the exons ATGTCGGAAATGTCAGCTATGAACAGAAAGTTGATAAAAACCCTCGCTGAAAACATCTCAAAACAGGTGCAGCACT TCAATAAAACAGAGGTGGAGTGTCTTATCCGGGAGTTTAACGTGTTTCTGGGGGAGCCGACTGTCCCCGGAAGAGCAGCTGCCGGCCTGGACAGAGGGAAGTTCAGGAGCATACTGCACAACATCTTTGGGATGACCGACGACATGATCATGGATGGAA TCTTCAGGACATTTGACAAAGACAACGACGGCTTCGTCAATATGAAGGAATGGGTTGAGGGACTGTCTGTTTTCCTTCGAGGGAACttggatgaaaaaataaaat ACTGCTTTCATGTGTATGACTTGAATGGCGATAACTACGTCTCCAGAGAGGAGATGTTTCACATGCTGAAGAACAGCCTCATCAGACAGCCCACAGAGGAGGACCCTGACGAAGGAATCAAGGACCTGGTGGAGATCACACTCAAGAAGATG GACCATGACCACGATGGCAGGCTGTCTTTCACTGACTTTGAACAGGCAGTAAGAGAGGAGAATCTATTACTTGAGGCCTTTGGAACCTGCCTCCCTGACACCACG aGTATTGAGACATTTGAGCAGCATGTTTTTCAAGAACAACTGGAACAATGA
- the LOC129097645 gene encoding zinc finger protein 675-like, translating into MNMSQMQLLRLFISERLSAAAEEIFSAVQRTITDREEEEQDADQHGLKQEVHLHSEDTPQLFVCAHEQKRFEQEWSPESCHNKPSVDQDDCGLLVPEPAAIKQEQPWSSPEMEDSDTSTVKVTPTCMKSYIYSDMTELLTHNTGHEDRKLVSVEGNAQSSSRYWTYLPDCSVTLNNMGPELRLATLTGYNLDKVHTQSPAGRKQLTKRCQPNSPTPSNKETKSRSKSYCCRFCGKEFSHSAHLATHTQIHTSEKQFICEVCGKAFRHGKSVTVHMRIHTEEKPYRCRTCGKEFRHVGNLNVHTRIHTGEKPYTCTVCGKKFSRNNLMTKHMTVHTGEMGLNMKSVLRRGSVGMTS; encoded by the exons ATGAACATGTCCCAGATGCAGCTGCTGAGGTTGTTCATCAGTGAGCGGCTGAGTGCGGCTGCTGAGGAGATCTTCTCTGCGGTGCAGAGGACCATCACAGACcgggaggaggaagaacaagACGCCGACCAACATGGACTTAAACAAGAAGTGCATTTACACAGTGAAG ACACGCCACAGCTCTTCGTCTGTGCACATGAGCAGAAACGCTTCGAGCAGGAGTGGAGTCCTGAGAGCTGCCACAACAAACCTAGTGTGGACCAAGATGACTGTGGCCTGCTGGTCCCAGAGCCTGCAGCAATCAAACAGGAACAGCCGTGGAGCAGTCCGGAGATGGAGGACTCTGATACCAGCACTGTGAAAGTGACGCCCACCTGCATGAAGAGTTACATTTACTCAGACATGACTGAGTTACTAACTCATAACACAGGACACGAAGACAGAAAGCTTGTATCGGTGGAGGGAAATGCTCAGTCAAGCAGTCGATATTGGACTTATTTGCCAGATTGTTCGGTGACTCTGAATAACATGGGGCCTGAGTTGCGTTTAGCTACCCTGACAGGCTACAACCTTGATAAAGTCCACACGCAGAGCCCCGCGGGGAGAAAGCAGCTGACTAAAAGATGTCAACCAAACAGCCCAACTCCGTcaaataaagagacaaagagcagaAGCAAATCTTACTGCTGTCGTTTCTGTGGCAAAGAATTCAGCCACAGCGCACAtctggccacacacacacaaatccacaccAGTGAAAAACAGTTCATCTGTGAGGTGTGTGGCAAAGCGTTTCGACATGGCAAAAGTGTGACTGTGCACATGAGGATCCACACGGAAGAGAAGCCATACCGTTGCAGGACTTGTGGCAAAGAGTTCCGCCATGTGGGCAATTTGAACGTACACACGAGAATCCATACAGGGGAGAAACCTTACACATGCACAGTGTGCGGGAAGAAGTTCAGTCGAAATAATTTGATGACAAAACACATGACTGTGCACACAGGTGAAATGGGTTTAAACATGAAGAGTGTGTTAAGAAGAGGGTCAGTTGGCATGACTTCATAA
- the sytl1 gene encoding synaptotagmin-like protein 1, with protein sequence MEEERVDSDLDLSHLTEEEQSTILQVLQRDLDLRQLDEGRVSVLQETERDPARLRFLSGEWFREERRKRHQTWTSGCSLVHATIRHRKTKNRDVPLSGLFNGEREETSSNKSPEAERRLKDSKEEESGGSQGSFRPVPKPRTNSAAAQGLEQRNGLSSSQECETRSNGHSEEPEEDFSSHNGDTDSLSSYLTEPEPASLKTSSSTSSLHSVYTLSGSMMSLFSSGDFGAVEVRGRIQFSLLYDTQKEELQVKVYRCEDIASARKERSDPYVKSYLLPDKSSHSKKKTAVRKKTLNPVFDHTLRYKVRIGELRSRTLNLSVWHAEPLGRNVFLGEVEVSLGLWDWTCSMPQWQDLQPRINLNPDSISSRGLILLSIKFVPDGFEGGGLPLTGELHIWLREAQGLLANKGGPIDSFFRSYILPDASRQSGQKTRVVKRSISPTYNHTMVYDGFHSSDLREACAELTLWQREGLKTHVLGGIRLSCGTGQSYGEAVTWMDSTEEEVAVWTSMIENPNNWVDATLSIRTNLARRSE encoded by the exons atggaggaggagcgggTTGACTCTGATCTTGACTTGAGCCACCTGACAGAAGAGGAGCAGTCCACCATCCTGCAGGTCTTACAGCGTGACTTGGATTTGCGTCAGCTTGATGAAGGACGTGTAAG TGTCCtccaggagacagagagagatccAGCACGTTTGCGCTTCCTGTCAGGAGAATGGTTCCGGGAGGAGCGCCGCAAACGCCATCAAACCTGGACGTCAGGCTGCTCGCTCGTCCACGCCACCATACGCCACAGGAAGACCAAGAACAGAG atGTGCCCCTGAGTGGACTATtcaatggagagagagaggaaacctCCAGTAACAAGTCTCCTGAGGCAGAGAGAAGACTGAAGGacagcaaagaagaggagagTGGAGG gagTCAAGGAAGTTTCAGACCTGTACCCAAACCCAGAACAAACAGTGCTGCAGCacag GGTCTCGAGCAGAGGAATGGGTTATCTTCATCCCAAG AGTGCGAAACCAGAAGTAATGGCCACTCAGAGGAACCTGAG gaaGACTTCAGCAGTCACAACGGGGACACTGATTCTCTGAGCAGCTACCTGACCGAGCCGGAACCAGCCTCTCTGAAAACCAGCAGCTCCACCAGCAGCCTTCATTCTGTCTACAcg CTCAGTGGCAGCATGATGAGTCTGTTCAGCTCGGGCGATTTTGGAGCGGTGGAGGTGAGGGGCCGTATCCAATTCTCACTGCTTTACGACACCCagaaggaggagctgcaggtcAAAGTGTATCGCTGCGAGGACATCGCCTCAGCACGCAAGGAGCGCTCTGACCC ATACGTTAAAAGCTATCTCTTGCCGGACAAGTCGAGTCACAGTAAGAAGAAAACCGCAGTGAGGAAGAAGACACTAAACCCAGTCTTTGATCATACGCTTCGA TATAAAGTGCGGATCGGAGAGCTGCGAAGCCGGACCTTGAACCTGTCGGTGTGGCACGCCGAGCCCCTGGGCAGAAACGTGTTCCTGGGTGAGGTGGAGGTGTCTCTGGGCCTCTGGGACTGGACGTGCTCTATGCCACAGTGGCAGGACCTGCAGCCACGG ATTAATTTGAATCCAGACTCCATTAGCAGCCGCGGGCTCATCTTGCTCTCTATTAAGTTCGTCCCAGACGGATTTGAGG gtgGCGGACTGCCTTTGACTGGAGAGCTTCACATCTGGCTTCGGGAGGCTCAAGGTCTCCTGGCCAACAAAGGGGGACCTATAGACTCCTTTTTCAGAAG CTACATCCTCCCGGACGCCAGTCGGCAGAGCGGTCAGAAGACGCGGGTGGTGAAGCGCTCCATCAGCCCCACCTACAACCACACCATGGTCTATGATGGCTTCCACTCCAGTGACCTAAGAGAGGCATGCGCCGAGCTGACTCTCTGGCAGCGCGAAGGGTTAAAGACGCACGTCCTAGGAGGGATCCGTCTGAGCTGTGGAACTG GTCAGAGTTATGGAGAGGCTGTCACCTGGATGGActccacagaagaggaggtCGCTGTGTGGACCTCCATGATCGAAAACCCAAACAACTGGGTGGACGCAACACTATCAATCAGAACAAACCTTGCACGGCGATCTGAGTGA
- the cd164l2 gene encoding CD164 sialomucin-like 2 protein: MQQLVSKVLFSTLLLLAVVPSVNSQSDCSQAESCDLCVGNSMLNLTGCVWRLCPTGNDTGMCLTDEGNSADNGMNCSWTRVSELCSVVETVAEGGGEGDSGDGSNTNSSPEFSQAKFDMSSFIGGIILVLCVQAGGFFAVRFLKSKEQSTYDPIEQPQ, from the exons atGCAACAGTTGGTGTCGAAGGTCCTCTTCTCCACACTGCTGCTTCTAGCAGTGGTTCCCTCTGTGAACTCTCAGTCAG ATTGTTCTCAAGCCGAGTCATGTGACCTGTGCGTTGGCAACTCCATGCTCAACCTGACAGGCTGTGTCTGGAGGCTTTGTCCAACTG GTAATGATACAGGCATGTGTTTGACTGATGAGGGCAACTCGGCAGACAACGGCATGAACTGTAGCTGGACTAGAGTCTCTGAATTGTGCTCAG tTGTAGAGACTGTCgctgagggaggaggtgaaggtgaCTCAG GTGATGGAAGTAACACCAACTCGTCCCCAGAGTTCTCCCAGGCTAAGTTTGACATGTCCAGTTTCATCGGTGGCATCATACTCGTGCTGTGTGTGCAGGCAGGCGGCTTCTTCGCCGTGCGCTTCCTCAAATCCAAAGAGCAAAGCACCTACGACCCCAT AGAGCAGCCACAGTGA
- the gpr3 gene encoding LOW QUALITY PROTEIN: G protein-coupled receptor 3 (The sequence of the model RefSeq protein was modified relative to this genomic sequence to represent the inferred CDS: inserted 1 base in 1 codon) — MILNASDLGWDESSGADPFSPLNQLDSSSTYEVPPLTVWXVALCVSGTLIATENAVVVTTILATPSLRAPVFLLLASLGLADLLAGVALILHFLFLFCVEPSDWSELLTSGLLVTSLTASLCSLMGVALDRYLSLSHALTYGSSQSRYRAAILLLLVWLGACVIGAGPAMGWHCLGEPNSCSVARPLTRTYLSLLCGGFLVVVMVTLQLYAGICRVARRHAHAIATQRHFLPANHSYASKHSSGRGFSRLILILSVFVGCWMPFSLWGLLGDASSPPLYTYATLVPAAGSSLLNPILYSLRHKDIRKVLLQACCPHRYTQNTHTHYPVDV, encoded by the exons ATGATCCTGAACGCCTCTGACCTAGGCTGGGATGAGTCCTCAGGTGCAGACCCTTTCTCCCCTCTGAACCAACTGGACAGCTCATCTACGTATGAAGTCCCGCCCCTCACCGTGT GCGTGGCCCTGTGTGTATCAGGAACTCTCATCGCCACTGAAAATGCAGTAGTTGTCACCACCATCTTGGCCACCCCGTCTCTTCGTGCACCTGTTTTCCTGCTGCTGGCTAGCCTCGGATTGGCCGATCTCCTGGCAGGTGTTGCTTTGATCTtgcacttcctcttcctgttctgCGTCGAGCCCAGTGACTGGTCAGAATTGCTGACCTCAGGACTGCTGGTGACATCACTGACCGCCTCGCTATGTAGCCTGATGGGTGTCGCTTTGGACCGATACCTGTCGTTAAGCCACGCCCTCACCTACGGCTCAAGCCAATCACGTTACAGAGCCGCCatcctcctgctgctggtctGGTTGGGCGCATGTGTCATTGGGGCGGGACCTGCAATGGGATGGCACTGTCTCGGGGAGCCAAACTCCTGTTCTGTAGCACGACCTCTGACCCGGACATACCTATCGTTGCTGTGTGGTGGCTTCCTGGTGGTGGTCATGGTAACCCTACAATTGTACGCAGGGATCTGCCGAGTGGCAAGGCGGCATGCCCATGCCATCGCTACCCAGAGGCACTTCCTTCCTGCCAACCACTCATATGCAAGCAAACACAGCAGTGGAAGGGGCTTCTCGCGGTTGATCCTGatcctcagtgtgtttgtgggcTGCTGGATGCCGTTCTCCCTCTGGGGGCTGCTAGGAGATGCATCCAGCCCGCCTCTGTACACCTATGCCACCCTGGTGCCGGCGGCGGGAAGCTCGCTGCTGAACCCGATACTCTATAGTCTAAGACACAAAGACATTCGTAAGGTGCTGCTGCAGGCCTGCTGCCcgcacagatacacacaaaacacacacacacactaccctGTTGATGTGTAG